Proteins from a single region of Candidatus Babeliales bacterium:
- a CDS encoding MauE/DoxX family redox-associated membrane protein, with amino-acid sequence MLNKNFLPLITIGSIIIFLTAAKQFFYGFDIHSAMYDFMGIYFIIFSLFKIINLKGFAEAYSTYDIIAKRSAAYAYMYPFIELILGLLYLMRFQLLITNWATLLLMAISSIGVAYELSQKKEIMCACLGVIFKIPMTYVTLAEDLIMGIMAFIMLIHYYI; translated from the coding sequence ATGTTGAATAAGAACTTCTTGCCTCTTATAACTATTGGATCAATAATAATTTTTCTTACTGCAGCAAAACAATTTTTTTATGGATTCGATATACATAGTGCTATGTATGATTTTATGGGCATTTATTTTATTATTTTTAGCTTATTTAAAATTATCAATCTTAAAGGATTTGCTGAGGCATACAGCACATATGATATTATTGCCAAACGTTCTGCTGCATATGCTTACATGTACCCATTTATTGAACTTATATTGGGACTTTTGTACCTTATGAGATTTCAACTCCTCATAACCAATTGGGCAACTTTACTGCTTATGGCTATCAGCAGTATCGGCGTTGCGTATGAACTTTCACAAAAAAAAGAAATAATGTGTGCATGCCTTGGTGTTATTTTTAAAATCCCTATGACATATGTCACTTTAGCCGAAGATCTTATTATGGGGATAATGGCATTCATAATGCTCATCCACTATTACATTTGA
- a CDS encoding TolC family protein, with amino-acid sequence MKKYNFLIVLIMLFLLSGCTKVKIGPEFSQLQKRTANSTASSIVLDNEVYHDIQDIRSIKNIVSNGISKNEAVKIALQNNPGLQADFQNLGIAKADLAQAGLYSNPSINSVFRLPTRDDGPGTSQTNIESVAALRLSDLWQVPLAKNVAQDLVEIVSLRIFSTILTVVEETKIAYDTCLATELYVENTKNLLTTTKDLRDEIYYRQLYGYTTDLDKNFIDAKVGMLESELKQQEADLANAYTHLKTLMGLSPSSTAIILTDTLYKKMLIPEFIILENYALAQRPEIQIAIMKIKQYKDTIRSEKSKIFRKIDIGVSYKQDFEKSFAGWGPYFDISLPIFDDNYAQIARAEFLFKQAEQELVAQRIKILDELNKPYANFKALEKEIDWYKNNILPSHFKAIEYAYKHAETMQITMATALESKVTFYETYSQFIEKNYHAVKEFTRLERAVGKSFELFFMNEIGEQQC; translated from the coding sequence ATGAAAAAATATAATTTTCTTATAGTTCTCATTATGCTATTTTTACTTTCTGGTTGTACAAAGGTAAAAATTGGACCAGAGTTTTCTCAGTTACAAAAAAGAACCGCGAACTCAACAGCTTCATCTATTGTTTTAGATAACGAGGTGTACCATGATATACAGGATATTCGGTCTATTAAAAACATCGTAAGTAATGGCATATCGAAAAATGAAGCTGTAAAGATTGCACTACAAAACAACCCTGGATTGCAGGCCGATTTTCAGAATTTAGGAATAGCAAAAGCAGATTTGGCACAAGCAGGTCTGTATTCAAATCCTAGTATCAATAGTGTATTTAGATTACCAACACGTGATGATGGTCCTGGAACTTCTCAAACAAATATTGAGTCTGTAGCAGCCCTTCGGCTATCAGACCTATGGCAAGTTCCTTTAGCAAAAAATGTTGCCCAAGATTTAGTAGAAATTGTGTCATTACGTATCTTTTCCACTATCCTTACTGTAGTTGAAGAAACTAAAATAGCCTATGATACATGCTTGGCAACAGAACTATATGTGGAAAATACAAAAAATCTTTTGACCACAACAAAAGATCTTCGCGATGAAATTTATTATCGACAATTATATGGATATACCACAGATCTTGATAAAAATTTTATTGATGCGAAAGTAGGTATGTTAGAATCTGAGTTAAAACAACAAGAAGCTGATCTGGCTAATGCGTATACTCATTTAAAAACATTAATGGGCCTTTCACCGTCATCAACAGCTATTATATTAACCGATACATTGTACAAAAAGATGTTAATTCCTGAATTTATAATTTTGGAAAATTACGCCCTCGCACAAAGGCCCGAAATACAAATTGCTATCATGAAAATAAAGCAATACAAAGATACAATACGATCAGAAAAATCAAAAATATTTAGAAAAATTGATATCGGTGTTTCATATAAACAAGATTTTGAAAAATCTTTCGCTGGATGGGGTCCCTATTTTGATATCAGCTTACCTATTTTTGATGATAATTATGCACAAATAGCTCGCGCAGAATTTCTTTTTAAACAAGCGGAGCAAGAACTGGTCGCACAAAGAATTAAAATATTAGATGAACTCAATAAACCCTATGCGAATTTTAAAGCCCTAGAAAAAGAAATTGATTGGTACAAAAACAACATATTACCTTCTCACTTCAAAGCAATTGAGTATGCTTATAAACATGCGGAAACCATGCAAATAACCATGGCTACCGCTTTAGAATCTAAAGTTACATTTTATGAGACATATTCACAGTTTATTGAAAAAAATTATCACGCCGTGAAAGAATTTACGCGACTAGAACGAGCTGTTGGAAAAAGCTTTGAACTATTCTTTATGAATGAAATCGGAGAGCAGCAATGTTGA
- a CDS encoding multicopper oxidase domain-containing protein, whose translation MVNKLFINFYIIVFSCTLIHSQDVTHTGHTSTHGKTMVHSPKNNHSFYDMTHLKGLPRLHYSWANPTIAPSPQPPLTGKQMGVVTTPSIQPLGFEMDGKVKVFKLYAQPVEQYITDGKEAEYDQLIPEKNKVPSGIMHHMMIEQKLRAWGFNGTTPGPTIEVNEGDRIRLVIKNELPEPISIHSHGIELPNDQDGVGGFAEPVIMPGETRNYEYTLYQSGTAFYHGEFNLMKATSYGLVGAIIIHPKKYKKKIDKQFVITMQEWRILPGNVDPDLVSMDFNWFTFNGKSAPTIPTITVHEGDRVRIRLINMSMDNHPIHMHGHTWWVVGTEGGPIPPSAQWPGNTVDVPPGGSRDVEFIAWNPGLWFFHCHKVHHVVNAHTDVPLGVMSHGGMFTIVHVIPKNPKARWQHPKERGHDVSSRDYGRTKRKKRHEKI comes from the coding sequence ATGGTTAACAAACTGTTTATCAATTTTTACATTATTGTGTTTTCATGTACGCTCATTCATTCCCAAGATGTTACACATACCGGGCATACAAGTACACATGGAAAAACAATGGTACATAGCCCTAAAAATAATCATTCATTTTATGATATGACTCATCTAAAAGGTCTGCCGCGACTACATTATTCTTGGGCAAATCCTACAATCGCACCATCGCCACAGCCACCATTGACTGGCAAGCAAATGGGAGTGGTCACCACCCCTAGCATTCAACCTTTAGGTTTTGAAATGGATGGCAAAGTTAAGGTATTTAAGTTATATGCTCAACCAGTAGAACAGTACATTACTGACGGAAAAGAAGCAGAGTATGATCAATTAATACCAGAAAAGAATAAAGTTCCGTCTGGCATCATGCATCATATGATGATAGAGCAAAAACTTCGCGCATGGGGTTTTAATGGAACAACTCCAGGTCCAACAATCGAAGTTAATGAGGGCGATCGCATTAGATTGGTAATAAAAAATGAACTTCCCGAACCCATCTCTATTCATTCTCACGGTATTGAATTACCCAATGATCAAGATGGTGTTGGAGGTTTTGCAGAACCAGTAATCATGCCAGGAGAAACAAGAAATTATGAATATACACTTTATCAATCGGGAACTGCTTTTTATCATGGTGAATTTAATCTTATGAAGGCAACAAGCTATGGACTTGTTGGTGCAATTATTATTCACCCTAAAAAATATAAAAAGAAAATTGATAAACAATTTGTTATTACTATGCAAGAATGGCGCATATTACCAGGAAATGTTGACCCTGATTTAGTTAGTATGGATTTTAATTGGTTTACTTTTAACGGAAAGTCAGCACCAACCATACCAACGATTACCGTACATGAAGGTGATCGCGTCCGCATTCGTCTTATTAATATGAGTATGGATAATCATCCCATTCATATGCACGGTCACACCTGGTGGGTTGTAGGAACAGAAGGTGGTCCTATTCCTCCATCAGCACAATGGCCAGGCAATACCGTTGATGTGCCTCCAGGAGGATCGCGTGATGTTGAATTTATAGCATGGAATCCAGGACTTTGGTTTTTTCATTGTCACAAAGTACATCATGTTGTGAATGCACATACAGACGTTCCATTAGGAGTGATGTCACATGGAGGCATGTTTACTATAGTTCATGTTATTCCAAAAAATCCAAAGGCACGCTGGCAGCATCCAAAAGAACGCGGACACGATGTATCAAGCCGTGATTATGGTCGTACAAAAAGAAAAAAACGACATGAAAAAATATAA